One Apteryx mantelli isolate bAptMan1 chromosome Z, bAptMan1.hap1, whole genome shotgun sequence genomic window, TTGCatgcaatattttatttcaggtaTTTTAGCTGctaacttgtaaatatttaaaagagGGAACTTTgttcattatttattattattattattattattttctctatTCCAAACGTTTATTTAGTGAAATAGTCCTGAAGATATAATAATTCTACATATGGCGCTTTTATTTCAcataatatttaagaaaaaaaggacaaaaacgACATAGAATTAGACATATAATTCAAAGACCACGGtacaaccttttctttttttcttttttcttttttctttttttcttttactttagcaaacaaaaaaatagagTCAAATGACATGAAAAGTGGCAAGTCTTccgataataaataataaattacttTATAATTTTGCAATGCAAGAGCAAACAAAtagggtgggttttttcttttttttctttttcttttttctttttttttctctttatttctagagagagagagagaaagagagagagagagagagagagaaacagtcgTTTTAACCAATGACTATACACAtctttgggggaggggaaggttCTTGGACGGACACATTTCAAACACAATCCCGAGACGCTTTGTGGCAAAATAGAGGTATACCTTGTTGCAATGCTTTTATAAATTGGTTCTTAAAGAGGAAttcaaaaaaactattttttaatcgCTTCAGACTTGAGAGAGGATGGATCTCaaccaaacaaaaatcaaaaccccGCTACAGTACATGCTATAAGAGACCCAGGAAACAACGCCTTGTTAAgagtcaactaaaaaaaaaaaaaaaaaagaaagaaaaggaaaccatTGCAAACCAATGCAGCTCCACCTTCCTGCAATGAATCTTTCAACAATGCGGGGCTAAATCGTCTCTTTCCTGATGATGGAAAACCTACTGGAGCTCCTTTTGGCAAGGCAATGACCAATATAGAAACAGCACCATTCGGATTAGGATGGACTAGATAGAAAATCCCTCTACCTTGGTTTCTCTCTAAGATGTGCAGTCAAATGAAAAGaatttattcactttttttttttttttgagatccaCGAGTACAAATCCTCTatgttttgaaaatgtcttttCGATCCTCCTCTGACCATTGAATAGCgcgggtttttgtttttgttttatatttattctAGTAAGATCCCATGATTGTCTTCACAGTGTTGCTACCATATTACCTTGTCATTTCGAACAAGACTCCGTTCATTTCATGGAGCGGTTCTTTGCTAGGTTCATTACAGGGTTGTTAAATAATTTTCCCCCTAAATTTCGGAGTCCCAACGTGATCACTTTCCCACTCTCTCCAACAGGGGTGAGGGTAAGGGCAGAAACAACAACAGAAATCTGAATGAATGTTCCTCATGCCTCAATAGGACTGGCTACCATGCTGTTGGGTGTATCTGGGAGCTGAGAGGACATTGATGCTACTTCACTTCCAGTAGAATTGGAACCAGGTCCTCCTTCTGAAAAATTAACctgccaaaaaaaagaagaaaaagaagaaaagaacaattGTTACAACTGTAACAATCAAAGAAAAGTAGCAGGCAAGGCAAAGAAgattgcaaaaataaatatacaggCATGCAGCCGAATGGCCTGATGCATCTCAACAGGAGGCTGTGGGACTGTTTATTGCTTTGTTTAGTTTCcccactgacttcactgaaaCCTTCTTCAGGCCTTCGGTCAAATAACCAAAGAAAGCAgattaggggggggaaaaaaagaaaaatcaagcaaataaacaaacaaccaTTCTAACGAGGCCTTCTTCCATGTCTTGCAAGAGTGGCAATCCCAACAGGATGTTCTAGTCAATTATTTAGGAGCTCGTGTGTTTTCTGACACAAGACTGCAAGGTTACTTTTTCCCCTTTTGTGCACATACTACACTAAACCTGGGACAAATATCCAGGATCAGAAGATACCTTCCTTTAAACAAACCATCCTTTCAGTCCAAGTGCTCCTTGGAAGGGGTGGCATCTCTTTCTAACGAGAGTCAGTTGGATAAAAAAAAGGTGATGGTTTTCCATCCTAGCACGTCCCGCAGCTCACACTAGTTCGGGCTCAGCCTTGGGAAGAGAGATTTGAAGGGTGGAGCCTCGCTAATCCGCACGCAATTCCCTGGCACCTATTTAGCTTGCCGATTCCATAATTAAGGCCCTTTCCAGATTAGAGACGTGCAAACAGCACCTTGAATAGTCACGGCGCTATCTATTCTGTCCACAATTCTTTAACTATTTGTCTATATGAGGCCCAAAATATATCAATATTCATCTGTCTAtccatatgcatgtgtgtatttgGGATATCCACATTCAGTTCTGCTTTTAGACCTACACTTTAGAAAACACTGCATCAAAGCTTTTAAAGTCTCCTGTTTTGTTAAGGCACAATAAGTAAGGTAGCCGAAGGAGATCAATTTTTCTTGAGTCTGCTTGACAGCTTGATTAAAGCAGGAAAAACAGTGGCTGCTCTAGAGGAAAGATGCTGCAAGCAGTCTTGCTGTTGTGCTCCGGAGCACGGTGTGCCAGGGGGAGTGCTCTGCAGCCTGTgactaggcaaaaaaaaaaaaggaatcctgGAAAAGAGTGGGATACTAAGCTGAAACAGTCTGAAAACATTTCTTGACATAGCTACAAACCTTTATATTTTGTCGATTCATGTCGATGAAAAACACCCAACCGATCAAAAAATGGTCTATATATTAATGTTGCATCATTAGttattattttgaatcactgaaaaACCATACACAACGTACCTTATTATTTTAAAGATCTGGTTTTAACACACTTAGGCCAGGAAATTGAGTTAAGGTTGAACTTCTGTCCTTAATTCACCTTGTTGGGCCTAAGTATTGCAGATGATATGGTCCCATATGAGCTGCCAAATGACGTAGGCATAAGGAAGTGAGTTAAGAACAGAATTTATTctaaaatgtctgttttcttttggCTTAAGGCAGTTCATCATATTGTTTGGCTTTTGCATGTGACTACGTACTAACAGTTCACTTTCTGAAGCACAACATATATATGtcagatatatatgtgtgtgtatatatacatgtatatgtatatacatatatgtatatatgtatatgtgtgtttacatatatatacatgcatatgtgtatatatctgtatctatatctACACAAAGTTATATCCAGAGGTACATGCGTAAAACAAGTATTTCAACAATTTAATTAAACTATTCATGTTTGTGTGCAAAAACAAGGACACAGGCTATAGGACACAGGCTGACATTGCAATCACATATTTAAAATCCATCCtatattttaaagctgaaattggctggggcaggggggaatcgAATTTTAGAAATTGctttcataaatatatataaaattaaatgacACATGAAGAATGTTTTTGTTCTCTGGCTAGAGGTGCTTTTGAGGAGTATGCGAGCTGAATTAGTTTCAGACTTTGGTCAGGCCTTATCCAGATTCCACTTAAATCAATAAGAACTCTGCTGTTGACTACGGTAGGTTTTGCATCGAGCCCTGCTAAATCAGTTGAATTCGCTGCATTTACGCATTGTCATGATGCCCACCTCGTACTTTCAGGAAAACTCAGCTAGTCTGAATTGCTTCATCTCTGTGAGGGCATCCGTCAGCTTTAGAGAATCCCCAATGGCTCTGCCCCCGGGTAGACACTGGCCTATTCAGGCTGGGAACTGACACTTACTAGTTGCTGAAAAGCAGGTTGATCTATGTCACTCTGCAATGCGAAGTCACTCAGTACTTTCCAAGGCGGCTGGTAACTCTGCACCTCCACTGGGTTCGCCTGTAAACCACCATCATGTCTCTCAGGACTAGCAGCCACCATCGGAGTTCCTGTCATCCCTTGGATATTCTGTAAACAGCCCAGCAAAAGATGTTAATGAGCTTGGTTAACTTTATTGTATATAAGCGCTGAGTCAATAAACTGCTTTCTATCTTATCTATACAGTCGCTTGTATTTGCTTTGTTAATCTGCTGTGAATGTCTTACTCTATTCTGCTCTAGGTCAGCCTATTTCTACCCGCTGCATTTATCACTGTGGAAGTTTACTTTCTTTCCCTTTAATCCTCGTATTTTTCTCaaggcattaagaaaaaaaaaaaagacttcttaaaCGCGAGCACTCTATCTTGGCTGCCCGATGCATGGCTCGGCACAAGAAATGGTTAATCATGCCGCCTTTCTATCTTGCATCCGGGCTGGTTTTGTTCTGCGTGACCTTAACTGGATCATATATCCACTGCATGGTAAACCTGGGGTACGTTAGTACCgctttctttcaaaaaagaaaaacacaaggaaaaagaaaaccccagcCCTCCCAGTATGCCCAGTGGTACGGCCACTGTGTACAAAATAACTCCAAGCCTCGACGAATAGATTGTTCAGGCGAGTTAATAACATCGTGTTTTATTGCATTCCAACAGGGTAAAATGAAACTCCTTAAATTCCACTTAACTAGGCAGCCTTATGAATTAATAGTCATTCTCAGGTCAGTCAATATACAGAGGGAGAATAACAGACTCTTCTTCAAGTGGgctaaaaacaacaggaaaaaaaaagttggtttaAAATGGAGACAGCCAGATTGCTATGCTGAATCCAGCGCTTTCTGCTTATTTGCACCACGCGCGAATACCCACAGACAAGACCTCAATATTTCTACGCGAgaactgtatatatatattaaataatatgTACGCACGATGATAAATCCAAACCTTTCTATCGCACTCCTCTTTTTCTACAGTACGTGCACTGACAGACACAACATACAGATTGCAGTATATAAAGTGCTAAGAAAATACATCAGATTTCACTTTTACTCCTGGGTTTTACTTCTGGGTTTACTCCTGTGTAAAACCATTGAAGAGAGCGAAtgcgtttttttcccctcaaggagTTCTCTGCATTTGCAATATAAATATTACACAAGGCTAGGCTTATTACATCCCATAAGCTCTGCAGGGCACAATTCATGCTGCAGAGAAGTTAGTCTAATCCACACCGACTCCTCAGCCCCACAAAAAGACGTGTGTTCGCTTGAGCCGCCTATATCGGCTTCTCGCTGTTTTAATTGCACTGATAACAGAACGAACAGATAATATTTAAGCTGTATTATGTTGTTTGTTTTAGCGGAGCTCCTGCAAAATCAAAAGCGTCAAACCAGCCCCCAAAGGTTGGCCAGGCTGGACTTAGCCTACGCGTTTCTCCTTCGGGAAGGAAGGCTGCGTACGGATCAGAGGCTGAAGCCACTTACAGTTTTGTCATTGGGTTGCTGTTGCTGAAGTTGCTTCATCATAATGCTCCTTTTTTTGTCCTTGCATcgcttgttttgaaaccaaacCCTGATGACCCTCGGGCTGAGGCCAGTCATTTCTACCAGTTGCTCTTTCATGAGGGCGTCAGGTCTGGGGTTGGCAGCGTAGCAGGTCCTCAAGGTGTGAAGCTGTTTTTCATTAAGGACAGTCCGGACTCGGGTGGTCTTCTCGGGCTGCTTGTGGACGTGGGGTCGCAGAGCTGGCTGTCTGGCAGAGATAGGTTCTGCtgtaagggaaggggaaggaaggaacagGATCCCCATAAGTAGGAGGCAGGGAGTCTGCAGAGGCTATGAATTTAAGCGAGTGGGTTAAGGGGaggcggttgggggggggggtgttgatgAACCCTCTTTCAAAGGCCATTCAAGCAGTCAGCTCCATCGGagctcctgcagcctcctctTCTTTGTGCGCTGGTGGAGTGACAGGACTGACATTTCTGACTCCAGAGATAATTAATTTGCAAAAACAAACCACCACCCCCTAAAACCCTTAATGACAGAAGCTTGAACCTGTATGAGCTTTGACAGGGGAGGGAGAGATCGCAAAAGCGTGCATGCGCTAGGAAATGAGGGGGAGGATTTTATGTAATTATTTCATGACAAATCaccaaaacagattttttggcccgaaaattaataaaataatacttttaaaattaatcttaACTCGAGTCTGCTTCTTGCGTGCTGGATCTAACTCAGTTTTGCCAGAGGCTACAATAATGTGCAACAGCTCCCAGCAGTTCGATCCTTccaaatcaaagcaaaacaagcCAAAATCCGCTGCACCGTGTTCATGGTAGAAAAACTCCAGAGAGACCCATATCCGAGTGCTCGGGAGACAGAGGTCTATTTTAGAAAGCGAAGGTGCCAGGTGAATTTGTGTCAACTTATGATGAACACTTAAAAATACGAATGTTTAGCCAGTTCTTTAAAAGGGGAGCAAGCCTAGCAACTCATGGAAACCGTcaagaaatgcaaaacaacagGTAATGTCACATCAAGAGCTAAATATATTCGTGTGATTCTGCTATTCTTCAGTGTATTATGTAGCTATAGCTATCTAGAAGTAATTTGATCCagtcaagggaaaaataaaaacactacttttttttttcctaaacgcTTGGCTGACTAATATACAAAGGTGTTCAGTTTTGTACAGTCGGGTTTCGGCTTCtcttattataataataaaacagtAAATTCGATGAAGCCAATAAGAATGCTTCAAATATTAGCAATGTTGTACCTGCAGACACACATGCCTTTCTGAGACGTGCACAAACACGCTACTGGGAGCACTCACAGTCTCTCTAAAATTCTGTACCGATCAGCTACGTGAATTTTTTGCTATATATAGATATGTTACTTGAAAGTAGTTCAGAAGCGGGAACGCGCCCATTTAAACTTGGCTGTGTTTGTAAATAACTTTTCGAGTTACAGTTACTTGCACAGCAATATTCCCTGACATTCTTGTTTTGTCTAACTTCATTTGCCTGTGAGAGACGTGCCTTTTCCTAAAGCTAAGCCTGAGTATCTAACGCACATGTCGAGAACTAAAAGTGTAAGTAAACTTATAAGGTGTGTCGAGTTTGAAGTAAAAATGCTGAGTTTTGAGAAGAAATTCTCATCAAATCACATAATACGTTTCAAGAAGGCAGAGTCACTTTAAAAGGCAATTACTGAAGATTAGCTTGTTGACAGTTTTAAATTACAGCCTGAGTGCTCGCCTGTAGTTTTGAAGTCTGTCGCTTTTCGGACCCCGCTTGCACCAGTGCTTAAAGCAGCTTTTCCACACGCTCCGCGGAGCTGAATGAGAACGGATCTGGCTTCCAACTGTCCCGGCTTcaaagggggaaactgaggcaccctCCGCCCCGTCAGGGCGCCGGACGCGCACAGTCGCTCGGGGGCCGCGGACCTCGACAAGACCCTGCCTCGCGGGCCGCGGTCGGCTGTGGGCCGCCCCACGCGCGCTTTGCGCCCGGCCTTTTCTGCCGCCAGCCGAGCGCcggcggggctcggccgcggcgcgGGACCGGCGCCCCCGCGGGGGCCGCCCGACACGcgcgcgccgcccggccgccgccgccgccgcctcgctgccagcccgcggggcgccggggccgcgtgcGCGGGCTCCCGGGCGCTGCCCGCACGGCAGAGCCGGCGGGGGAGAGGGGCCAGCGCCGCCCGGGGTCCCGCGCGGCGCCGGGACAGGCGGagagcggcagcggggcggcgccgcgccggcggcacggggcccccgcggcggggccggggcgggcgggccggggcagtACCTGCCATCTGCAGCGGTCTGGCggggtgcagggggctgagcGGGTCCCCCGCGCCCAGGCTGGCCCTCTCCACCACGTCGTGGTCCGCCCGGCAGAAGAGGCCGTCCTCCCGCAGCGCGAATTCATCGCCGGGGATGAGCTGGCGGCTGCAGGCCACGCAGCGGAAGCACTCGATGTGGTACACCTTGGAGCGGGCGCGCATCACGAAGTCATTCTTGCTGAAGCCGATGCTGCACTTGGCGCACTTGATGCCGTATAACCTGAGCAGGGCCCGgcccagaaagcagaagaagggagggaaggagggagagcacgggagggggaaggggagggcgagggaggaggtgggggagagaagaaagaaaggaagggggaaaaaagaaagagagaggcttTCACTCCCGCTCATGGGCAACCCCGTGGCCCCACTTAGACGCGCCACACGCAGCTCACTAGTTAAACAAGCCTTTAAAATACAGAAGCCAGGAGGAGAAAGGAATAAAACGGATGCGGTTACTGCCAGTGCCCAGATCCCCCTGCTGTGAAAGGCAGCGGGGATCCGGACACCCCGGTgagcagagaggggaaaggaagggagcggcgggagcggaaggagaaagagagggggagaaacacAAAACCCGAAAATCCCCTTTCCCAAGGAGATGCCGACCTTTTCCTCTTACCCCAGAGTCCGGGCTGCACAAGGCAAGGGGACatccctgccctctccctccctccgggaCGGCGGACGGTCCTGACTTAGTCTAGCCCAGAGCTGAACCAAGCCGCCCGGGTACAACGGGGAAaggcgaggctggcagagctgacAGACCCTGACTCTGCTTTCCCTCACACAGACATGCTAGCTTCGCGAAATGCGGTTATTTCTGTGCGGAACCCACTCAGGACTTGTGCCGCTACCGGCACGCTCGGGGTCCCGGCAGCTCACCCTCTAGGACACAGCAGAGGTGGCTCCGCTAGGGACCACGACTCTTCCCCTTACCCTTTTCCACTACGTTTTTTTCTATATGCaaataaatgcacacacacacatacacacacgtctacatatatatatgcacactcACATATATATTAGTGTAACTCACCTTCTCTCGCCCCTtgctaaaatgtattttcaatgCTTTGGCTTTACAAGCCGTCTCATAATTTAGCCTTACAactccttctcccttccttctgcACGCTCCCACCTTGAACCGAGAGCTCAAGCCTTCCAGCACGAAAGAAAGGGAAACTTCTCGCTGACAACTCTACACAGCAAATAATGGGTTTCTGGGGTTAGACGCTGGAGTGGGCGGCGGGGCTCCTCGTCTCCCGCGGAGGAGAGGGGGGACAGTTCACCCATCAGTAGATGAACACGAGAAAATGCTCCAGCTCGCTTTCCTACGGCTGCACAGTCTCGGCTCCCACCGAATATTCCTCAGCCAAATTCCTTGATATTAAGTGAAATTAACATCATTCCACAAgtaaatgtatacacacacacgaacacacatacatacatgtatgcaACCCACATAACcataaaagctgctcttaaaatTGAGCTAATATTCATACACACCGCTTTCCACTTCATTAGAGATACAGTCTGTGATATATATTTGTGGGTTTAGATGTTTATTTAGGCGCGTATTTAGAGCTTTTGTCTATAGAGCAGCACTCAGCTTATATTCAGACGTACCAACTTCCAAATTATAACGTTCTGTGAAAAAAATGACGGCTAAACCGCAAAAGAACAGAGTCATCGCCAAGTCTATGAATTAATAGGTAcaaaagatggggggggggggtggaggattGCCCGCATGTCTGACAATTATATATTAGGTCAGAGTCTAATTCAAAGTCGACTTGCACATAATATATATCccttattttaaatattgtagCAAACGAAACTTAATATGTAGAAACTTTAAAAAGttgcaaattttttttgtttaaattacgCGTGCTGAATTCTCGCAAGAGGTAAGTAAGCACATCTCAGTCCCAAACGTGTTCCTTTCTTTTGAAATTAGTGAAAGGATGACATTTAAAAGCACCGTTCTAAAGTGCACTTAAAAGTAATGCAAAAAAGAAAGTAGGTTGTTTTTCATCATAGTAAAACTTTGAGAATAATCTCACAACATGGCTTAAAGGAAAGATCTGCTTGTGAATTGTGCAATGGAGAAGGaaagattttctttatttcaattCAGAATTACAAAGAAATTAGAAAGGTGTCTTAGGTAGGAGATATTTGCTCCTGAAACTTTCTGTAAACAAAATAGTGTCCGTACCTCAATGCAAAGTTCTGGTTTGGCAAGCCCAGTAGACGATACTAAAACGGATCACCATGACCCAGGAGTACAAATAATAAACACACTCGAAATTCCTGCTTTGGTTTCTCTATAGTGTCAGGATTGGCAACCCTCACATTTTATCAGTTACCAGATTTTAATGTGAGGAAGGAAGCGGTTCCATTATCTAAATATACCCAATTGTTCACGAACAGATGATGGGCAATTTGATCTGCTCTGTCTAATTCATCAGTACAGATAagataagaaagaaaaggcagtCAGATATCACCAAAGGGGTTAATATTGAAAAAGATTAAATGTCAGTTATTTTagagaagaaacatttcagaCTAGGTTTTAACCTTCCCATAAATGGATCGTTCCTTCTAAAAGAAACTtcggttttgtttttgttttgttgttgttgtttcttatAGGCCTAGTTTAAATAGGTATGCTTgcccatgtatttatttttacagcgTACATGCTTGAAGTGCCTTTCTTATGAATGCCATTGTGCCTTTGCAAAACACACAGAGATGCATTTCTCAGGTTGTGTTTAAAAGCGATCAGTTCCGTGTTGCTCATAATCTCTACACTAGTGAAAACATTCTCTGTTGCATGCGATTTCCCACTttgtcagaatcacagaatacatTGCCAAAATCCTCAGGAGGGTCCCATACAGTCACTAGCTGTTTCcgaatgtgtttttatttatacagagatttgcattttaatttatgcAATTAAAAACTTGACGACTCGAACTTTTTTCCCTTATCTGTTCACCTTTGGGGCATTCACTTAAAAATATAACAATTGTCctttcaccctcttcctcaatatttttcctcttcctgcctcTCTCAGatttataaagttaaaaaaaaaatctcaccgaATAATTAAACAACATAAATGGCGTACCTGATATAATCTCTTTTACAGTAGGTTTTGCCATCCCTAACAAAGCACGTACAGGTCTCGTCCAAATACTGATTACACTCTGCACACTTCAAACACGCCGCATGCCATTCCAAATCCGGAGAAACCCTCAGAATATACTGATCGTGAATTTGATTGCCGCAACCAACACATAGGGAAATCAGAcgtttttctgaaatgaaaataaatacatgattgACTAACCGTTTACTCTCCTACAGAGATAAACACACTTTTAGTG contains:
- the ISL1 gene encoding insulin gene enhancer protein ISL-1; translated protein: MGDMGDPPKKKRLISLCVGCGNQIHDQYILRVSPDLEWHAACLKCAECNQYLDETCTCFVRDGKTYCKRDYIRLYGIKCAKCSIGFSKNDFVMRARSKVYHIECFRCVACSRQLIPGDEFALREDGLFCRADHDVVERASLGAGDPLSPLHPARPLQMAAEPISARQPALRPHVHKQPEKTTRVRTVLNEKQLHTLRTCYAANPRPDALMKEQLVEMTGLSPRVIRVWFQNKRCKDKKRSIMMKQLQQQQPNDKTNIQGMTGTPMVAASPERHDGGLQANPVEVQSYQPPWKVLSDFALQSDIDQPAFQQLVNFSEGGPGSNSTGSEVASMSSQLPDTPNSMVASPIEA